Proteins encoded by one window of uncultured Bacteroides sp.:
- the xyl3A gene encoding xylan 1,4-beta-xylosidase produces the protein MRKSTRSIIRKGLFIVITLLFSVNLWAQLLPYKNPNLSSEERAKDLISRLTLSEKATLMCDISDAIPRMGIKKFNWWSEALHGLANNGNVTVFPEPVGMAASFDDDLVYRIFDAVSDETRAKYNEARKNGQENTRFLSLSVWTPNVNIFRDPRWGRGQETYGEDPYLTSRMGVSVVKGLQGPDNSRYKKLLACAKHFAVHSGPEWSRHSLNINNLSQRDLWETYLPAFKSLVQKADVRQVMCAYQRLDDEPCCGSTQLLQRILRDQWGYKYMVVSDCGAVSDFYTSHKVSSDAVHAASKGVWAGTDVECQWSDHLYKQLPEAVAKGLITEEEINNHLLKVLVGRFDLGEMDDDDLVLWSKIPMSIVNNNEHRKLALDMALKSMTLLQNKNNILPLTKSKKIAVVGPNANDKPMLWGNYNGTPVRTITILDGISSKLSADKVIYEKGCDLVEDKVTESYFSQCSIEGKKGFKVSYWNNKDFTGDIVATQQIVNPIKLTTAGQHEFATGVRLEGFSGKYETEFTPSKSEEIVFKCGATGYFELFVNGESLVKYNNWRTLPSRIPFKVESGKKYKIEIRYAQLNNWEANIEFNLGKEVNIDYTELIKKLQGTDVVVFVGGLSTQLEGEEMPVSYSGFKGGDRTDIELPVVQRNCLKALKQAGKKVIFVNCSGSAIALVPETESCDAILQAWYGGESGGQAVADVLFGDYNPSGKLPITFYKNVKQLSDFEDYSMKGRTYRYMSDPLFPFGFGLSYTNFKIGKASVDKVEIKSNETVKLTVPVTNTGKRSGTEIVQVYIHKINDIEGPIKTLRGFQRVDLAAGKSGQATIDLTPSAFEFFDWAQRKMMVTSGEYEVLYGNSSDAKTLKILKITIK, from the coding sequence ATGAGAAAATCAACACGATCAATTATCAGGAAGGGATTGTTTATAGTAATAACTCTTTTATTTTCAGTAAACCTTTGGGCGCAGCTATTGCCTTATAAAAATCCAAATCTAAGCTCTGAAGAGCGTGCCAAAGATTTGATATCTCGCTTAACCTTGAGCGAAAAAGCAACTTTGATGTGCGATATATCGGATGCTATTCCACGCATGGGTATCAAAAAATTTAATTGGTGGAGTGAAGCTTTACATGGTCTTGCCAACAATGGTAATGTTACTGTTTTCCCTGAACCGGTTGGTATGGCAGCTTCGTTTGATGATGATTTGGTTTATCGTATTTTCGATGCTGTTTCGGATGAAACACGAGCTAAATATAATGAAGCCAGAAAAAACGGGCAGGAAAATACGCGCTTTTTAAGCCTTTCAGTTTGGACACCAAACGTTAATATCTTTCGTGATCCACGTTGGGGACGCGGTCAGGAAACGTATGGTGAAGACCCTTACCTTACTTCACGTATGGGAGTTTCGGTCGTGAAAGGTCTGCAAGGACCAGATAATTCGAGATACAAAAAGCTTTTAGCGTGTGCCAAGCATTTTGCCGTTCACTCAGGCCCTGAATGGAGTCGGCATTCTCTAAACATAAACAATCTGAGTCAGCGTGATTTATGGGAAACTTATCTTCCTGCTTTTAAATCGTTGGTTCAAAAAGCTGATGTGCGTCAGGTGATGTGTGCTTATCAGCGTTTGGATGATGAACCTTGTTGCGGAAGCACACAATTGCTCCAACGAATTTTAAGGGATCAATGGGGCTATAAGTATATGGTTGTTTCAGATTGTGGTGCGGTATCCGATTTTTATACTAGCCACAAAGTATCATCAGATGCTGTTCATGCCGCATCCAAGGGTGTTTGGGCAGGAACTGATGTGGAATGCCAATGGTCTGATCATCTTTATAAGCAATTGCCCGAGGCTGTTGCGAAAGGTCTGATTACAGAGGAAGAAATAAATAATCATCTATTGAAGGTTCTGGTTGGACGTTTTGACTTGGGTGAAATGGATGATGATGATTTGGTTTTATGGTCTAAAATTCCTATGTCGATAGTGAATAACAATGAGCACAGAAAACTGGCTCTGGATATGGCTCTTAAATCAATGACACTCCTTCAAAATAAAAATAACATTCTTCCTCTTACTAAATCAAAAAAAATAGCTGTAGTTGGGCCAAATGCCAATGATAAACCTATGCTTTGGGGAAATTACAATGGAACTCCGGTAAGAACAATTACAATTCTTGACGGTATTTCTTCTAAACTCTCGGCCGATAAAGTTATTTATGAGAAAGGATGCGATTTGGTAGAGGATAAAGTGACCGAAAGTTATTTCTCACAATGTTCAATTGAAGGAAAGAAAGGCTTTAAAGTCAGCTATTGGAATAATAAAGATTTTACTGGTGATATTGTTGCAACCCAGCAGATTGTAAATCCTATAAAATTAACCACCGCCGGGCAGCATGAATTTGCAACAGGAGTTCGTTTAGAAGGTTTCTCGGGTAAATATGAAACAGAATTTACACCATCTAAAAGTGAAGAAATTGTATTTAAATGTGGAGCTACAGGATATTTTGAATTGTTTGTGAATGGAGAATCTCTTGTTAAATATAACAATTGGAGAACGCTACCTTCACGAATTCCGTTTAAAGTTGAAAGCGGAAAGAAGTATAAAATTGAAATTCGTTATGCACAACTAAACAATTGGGAGGCAAATATCGAATTCAATTTAGGTAAGGAAGTAAATATTGATTACACTGAACTTATAAAAAAGCTTCAGGGTACTGATGTTGTGGTATTTGTTGGGGGACTTTCTACACAATTGGAAGGCGAAGAAATGCCTGTATCATATTCTGGTTTCAAGGGTGGTGACCGCACCGATATAGAACTTCCAGTGGTACAACGTAACTGTTTAAAAGCTTTAAAGCAAGCAGGTAAAAAGGTTATTTTCGTTAACTGCTCGGGCTCGGCAATTGCTTTGGTTCCTGAAACTGAAAGCTGTGATGCCATTCTTCAGGCTTGGTACGGTGGCGAGTCGGGAGGTCAGGCTGTAGCAGATGTGCTTTTTGGCGATTATAATCCATCGGGAAAACTACCAATCACTTTCTACAAAAACGTGAAGCAATTATCCGATTTTGAAGATTATTCAATGAAAGGAAGAACTTATCGTTATATGTCCGATCCGTTGTTTCCATTTGGTTTTGGGTTGAGTTACACTAACTTCAAAATAGGGAAAGCCAGTGTAGATAAAGTAGAAATTAAATCCAATGAAACAGTAAAACTAACAGTTCCGGTTACCAATACAGGAAAAAGATCTGGAACGGAAATCGTTCAGGTATACATTCATAAAATAAATGATATTGAAGGACCGATTAAAACTTTGCGTGGATTCCAACGTGTAGATTTAGCAGCAGGCAAATCCGGACAGGCAACTATTGATTTAACGCCTTCGGCATTCGAGTTCTTTGACTGGGCTCAAAGAAAAATGATGGTTACTTCAGGTGAGTACGAAGTTTTATATGGAAACAGTTCTGATGCCAAAACGCTGAAAATATTAAAAATAACTATTAAATAA
- a CDS encoding glycoside hydrolase family 97 catalytic domain-containing protein — translation MKCKIITGLLFISSLAVFPQKIKVVSPNQKIAVGLFNTKNSETGEWYLKVKYSNNGKICEVIPQITLGLTRADQDFSKELKYLKAGKPLLINEQYTVVHGKRSQCSNSASETVVSFENPGKTKLNIIIRAYNDGVAFRYEFPEKKGPFVVNDELTTYCIPDTTKRWIEKFNPANEGLYTAMNDGNTQQDWGYPALFNTSDKDCWYLIHEADLGRNYCGTKLSNTAEKSKYKVTFPDQWNGRGQGETKPTITLPWKSPWRVIIIGSLADIVESTLVDDVSAPSIISKTDWIKPGLVSWNYWSDNHGTKDFKTVCKFADLASSMGWPYTLLDWEWDAMGNGGNLEDALKYIHSLGIKPLMWYNSGGDHTWVSATPKDRMLTHENRMEEFAKLKKMGVAGVKIDFFESEKQNMIKYYLDILDDAAKFEMMVYFHGCLVPRGWARTYPHLMTYEGVRGAEWYNNGPEFTTTAPEHNTILPFTRNVVGAMDYTPVTFTNSQFPHITSYGHELALSVVFESGFQHMADRPEGYYDLPDAAKHFLMEVPNAWDNTKLIDGYPGKDLIIARNKGKIWYVGGISAEKNPKSKTLTFNYLPANVKYKLTLIADGEHDKKLVTQYMIVDKSSMVKVRLLGRGGFVASLKPIL, via the coding sequence ATGAAATGTAAGATAATAACAGGACTTTTATTTATCAGTTCATTAGCTGTGTTTCCACAGAAAATAAAAGTTGTTTCGCCAAATCAGAAGATAGCTGTCGGACTTTTCAATACAAAGAATTCCGAAACAGGTGAGTGGTATTTGAAAGTTAAGTATTCGAATAATGGCAAAATCTGCGAAGTTATACCGCAAATAACATTAGGACTTACTCGCGCTGATCAGGATTTCTCGAAAGAATTAAAATACCTGAAGGCAGGTAAGCCTCTTTTAATAAACGAACAATATACGGTAGTGCATGGCAAACGATCTCAATGTAGCAATTCGGCAAGCGAAACGGTCGTTTCTTTTGAAAATCCAGGTAAAACTAAATTAAATATTATCATCAGGGCTTATAATGATGGCGTAGCATTTCGGTATGAATTTCCTGAAAAGAAAGGTCCTTTTGTTGTAAATGATGAGCTGACAACATATTGTATACCGGATACTACAAAGAGATGGATAGAGAAATTTAATCCTGCCAATGAAGGCCTTTATACTGCCATGAACGATGGAAACACTCAACAAGATTGGGGCTATCCTGCACTTTTTAACACATCAGATAAAGATTGCTGGTATTTGATCCACGAAGCCGATTTGGGAAGGAATTATTGTGGAACTAAGCTATCCAATACTGCTGAAAAATCAAAATATAAAGTTACTTTTCCTGATCAATGGAACGGAAGAGGACAAGGTGAGACAAAACCAACCATTACTCTTCCCTGGAAATCGCCATGGAGGGTAATAATCATCGGTAGCCTTGCCGATATTGTGGAATCTACGCTGGTAGATGACGTATCTGCACCTTCAATTATTTCCAAAACAGATTGGATTAAGCCAGGTCTTGTATCGTGGAATTACTGGTCGGACAATCACGGAACCAAGGATTTCAAAACAGTGTGCAAGTTTGCCGACTTAGCTTCCTCAATGGGATGGCCATACACCTTGCTGGATTGGGAATGGGATGCTATGGGCAATGGAGGGAATTTGGAAGATGCTTTAAAGTATATCCATTCATTAGGCATAAAACCTTTGATGTGGTATAACTCAGGAGGAGACCATACTTGGGTTTCTGCTACCCCAAAAGATAGAATGTTGACCCATGAAAATAGAATGGAAGAGTTTGCCAAACTAAAAAAAATGGGTGTTGCGGGCGTGAAAATAGACTTTTTCGAGAGTGAAAAACAAAACATGATTAAGTATTATCTTGATATTTTGGACGACGCAGCCAAATTTGAAATGATGGTATATTTTCATGGTTGTTTAGTTCCTCGTGGTTGGGCTCGTACATATCCGCACCTGATGACATATGAAGGAGTACGCGGAGCCGAATGGTATAACAACGGGCCGGAATTTACCACAACAGCTCCAGAGCATAATACTATTTTACCATTTACACGAAATGTGGTTGGAGCGATGGATTATACACCAGTAACGTTTACTAATTCTCAATTTCCACATATTACATCATATGGACACGAACTTGCGCTTAGTGTAGTGTTCGAGTCAGGCTTTCAGCACATGGCTGACCGTCCGGAGGGTTACTACGATTTGCCCGATGCTGCCAAACATTTCCTTATGGAAGTGCCTAATGCCTGGGATAATACCAAATTAATTGATGGATATCCCGGAAAGGACTTGATTATTGCCCGAAATAAAGGTAAGATATGGTATGTTGGAGGCATAAGCGCAGAGAAAAATCCAAAAAGCAAAACTCTGACGTTCAATTATTTGCCTGCGAATGTAAAATACAAACTGACATTAATAGCAGATGGTGAACACGATAAGAAACTTGTTACACAATACATGATTGTTGACAAATCGAGTATGGTAAAAGTAAGATTACTGGGTAGGGGTGGTTTTGTTGCTTCTCTGAAACCGATTCTTTAG
- a CDS encoding ATP-binding protein, which translates to MKNALIIICLLISCQLTAQRNFVFSPINSNNGLSDNRVRTINQLFDGRIVIVTEGLVNIYDGVSFRYMHYDERKAYSLTNYSGWHNVYIDKDKRLWLKNQHKLFIFDIRKELFVPNADSVFAAQGVKNHVNDFFMDTEHNFWYVTKNDELIYRHNEHNKTTIFLTHVSKISRLNDQLYNLVVHEKQLFLFYKSGCMICYDMITRKRLYVEDPFNGNNKYTSTLAVLPYKNYFYQVRNGINIGLLLRFNMKSRKWDRILETNYWQNTLTVDGKGNCWISSLAGLWVIDQSLQNKRLISPLHLVDGRIFETEIATQYNDGRGGLWVGSVDRGVLYYHPDRFKFQNFGRSLFNLPNTKKLSIRCFAEKDGCILVGTQNGLFRKEKNLPTLEQFSAIPTNSICEKLFKDSKQRIWLCTQNNGLYCFDNNSIKHYNNPACCLSIFEASDKQLYLCTNKGIGLFNAQTGNYKKVAISSGHTIGNTYQLTNFKKDMLLGYSEEGLFLYDCRNKKISFPEKRSGLLQHNCHHYHCLFTDSRGLIWLGTMDGLNIYNPANNTTKSFSEKDGLINSSIRSITEDNLGRIWVSTSNGISRIDIRGKDELHQYSFYNYNRFDGVIETEFLPRSVLETSNNSLLWGGLDGFNEINLDQINLPEQPLSVPLLTKLLLSGTEVRQNEYYDGNKILQQAISSTSEIRLKYFQNFLGFEFSALNYVNPTQTYYRYRLEGAENSWNEIKSIDGVGHANYTNLSPGTYHLKVFATNNNHRWGKQYAEITVIIAPPFWKTTWAYTFYLLLIFGALYFSNSYYIRRNKLKMEKQQKADLDQLKYSFFTNISHELRTPLTLILTPLDSILRKIEDERLKKQLNGIYRNANELLRLVNQLLDFRKLEMKGETLELSYCNISDFLEVIAFSFKEMASNNDIEFISEYIDENIYAFVDKDKMQKIVNNLLSNAIKFTPAGGKIWLNAHKDPTKPMFTIQVSDTGTGIPEVDLSQIFERFYQVKKQKVPNTGSGIGLHLVKEYVQLHNGTIEVESRINEGSSFSVVMPTDLQPERDIQLEVEMKSKNKHLKLLVVEDNFEFRAFLQNELSEEYSVVVANNGKEGQEKAISYQPDLVITDVMMPEMSGTELCSQLKKDIRTSHIPVILLTAKTSDKAQIEGFEAGADAYISKPFNMNILLLRIQHLIEQQDQRKKLYKNAVIINPRVITATNVDNELIKNALQQIEKNMDNASYSVEQLSKDLFMDRTGLYRKLSVIVGQTPSEFIRSVRLKKAAQLLENGLSVSEVAGQVGFGTTSYFTKCFQDEFGIKPSQYKNTDH; encoded by the coding sequence ATGAAAAACGCATTAATTATTATTTGTTTACTTATTTCCTGTCAGTTAACTGCTCAGAGAAACTTCGTTTTTTCGCCAATTAACAGCAATAACGGGCTTTCGGACAACCGTGTACGCACCATTAACCAATTGTTTGACGGACGAATAGTAATTGTTACCGAAGGTTTAGTTAATATATACGATGGAGTCAGTTTTCGATATATGCATTATGATGAACGAAAGGCATACAGCCTGACTAATTATTCAGGTTGGCATAATGTTTACATCGATAAAGATAAACGATTGTGGCTCAAGAACCAGCACAAACTCTTTATTTTCGACATCCGCAAAGAATTGTTCGTGCCAAATGCCGATAGTGTATTTGCAGCACAGGGCGTGAAAAACCATGTGAATGATTTTTTCATGGATACAGAACATAACTTTTGGTATGTAACCAAAAACGATGAACTGATTTATCGGCACAACGAACATAATAAAACAACGATCTTCTTAACCCATGTTTCGAAAATAAGTAGGTTAAATGACCAATTGTACAATCTTGTTGTACATGAGAAACAACTGTTCTTGTTCTATAAGTCGGGATGTATGATCTGTTATGATATGATCACTCGCAAAAGGTTATACGTCGAAGATCCATTTAATGGCAATAATAAATACACAAGTACTTTAGCCGTGTTACCCTATAAAAACTATTTTTATCAGGTACGCAATGGTATTAATATCGGCTTACTGCTACGATTTAACATGAAGAGCAGAAAATGGGATCGGATTTTGGAAACTAATTACTGGCAAAACACCTTAACCGTAGACGGTAAAGGAAATTGTTGGATCAGTTCATTGGCTGGACTTTGGGTTATAGATCAAAGTTTGCAAAACAAGCGTTTGATATCGCCTTTACACTTAGTCGATGGACGTATATTTGAAACTGAAATAGCTACACAGTATAACGATGGCAGAGGAGGATTATGGGTAGGTTCCGTAGATAGAGGGGTGTTATATTATCATCCCGATAGGTTTAAGTTTCAAAACTTTGGACGTTCGCTATTTAATCTTCCGAATACAAAAAAATTAAGCATTCGTTGTTTTGCCGAAAAAGACGGGTGTATTTTGGTGGGAACTCAAAATGGCTTGTTCCGAAAAGAAAAGAATTTACCTACATTGGAACAGTTTAGTGCTATTCCAACAAATTCGATATGCGAAAAGCTTTTTAAGGATAGCAAACAACGCATTTGGTTATGTACACAAAACAATGGACTATATTGTTTTGATAACAATTCTATTAAGCATTATAACAATCCTGCATGTTGCCTGTCCATTTTCGAAGCTTCTGATAAGCAATTATACCTTTGTACTAATAAAGGGATAGGTCTTTTCAACGCTCAAACTGGCAATTATAAAAAAGTGGCAATTTCTTCGGGGCATACTATTGGCAATACATATCAATTGACGAATTTTAAAAAAGACATGCTGCTGGGTTATTCTGAAGAGGGTTTGTTTTTATATGATTGTCGCAATAAAAAGATCTCATTTCCAGAAAAAAGAAGCGGATTACTGCAACACAACTGCCATCATTACCATTGCTTGTTTACAGATAGTCGTGGTTTGATCTGGCTTGGTACAATGGACGGCCTTAACATATACAACCCGGCAAACAACACAACTAAAAGCTTTTCTGAAAAAGACGGTTTAATAAACAGCAGTATCCGGTCTATCACAGAAGATAACTTGGGTAGAATATGGGTTTCCACCTCAAATGGAATTTCACGTATAGATATTAGGGGGAAAGATGAGTTGCACCAATACTCTTTTTACAATTATAACAGGTTTGACGGGGTAATAGAAACCGAGTTTTTGCCGCGTTCCGTTTTAGAAACATCAAATAACAGCCTATTATGGGGTGGTCTTGACGGTTTTAACGAAATCAATCTTGACCAGATAAACCTTCCCGAGCAACCATTATCCGTTCCTTTGTTGACAAAGCTTCTTCTTTCAGGCACAGAGGTCAGACAAAATGAATATTATGATGGGAATAAGATATTGCAACAAGCCATCAGTTCAACCTCGGAAATACGACTAAAGTACTTCCAAAACTTTTTAGGGTTTGAGTTTTCAGCTCTCAATTATGTTAATCCTACGCAAACTTACTACCGCTACAGACTTGAAGGGGCAGAGAATTCATGGAATGAAATAAAATCAATCGATGGCGTTGGCCATGCCAACTATACAAATTTATCTCCAGGCACTTACCATCTGAAAGTATTTGCAACTAACAACAATCATCGTTGGGGTAAGCAATATGCTGAAATTACGGTAATCATTGCCCCTCCATTCTGGAAAACTACTTGGGCATATACGTTCTATTTATTGTTGATCTTTGGCGCATTATACTTTTCAAATTCGTACTATATCCGAAGGAATAAGCTAAAAATGGAAAAGCAACAAAAAGCGGATCTCGACCAGTTAAAGTATTCGTTTTTCACTAACATCAGCCATGAACTGCGAACGCCGCTTACTCTTATTTTAACTCCACTTGATTCAATATTGAGAAAGATTGAAGATGAGCGCTTAAAGAAACAGCTGAATGGAATATATCGGAATGCAAACGAATTGCTTAGACTCGTTAACCAGCTTCTGGATTTTCGCAAACTTGAAATGAAAGGTGAAACATTGGAATTGAGCTATTGCAATATTAGCGATTTTCTGGAAGTCATTGCTTTTTCTTTTAAAGAAATGGCTTCTAACAATGACATAGAATTTATCTCAGAATATATCGATGAAAACATTTATGCTTTTGTTGATAAAGATAAAATGCAGAAAATAGTAAATAACTTGCTTTCCAATGCTATTAAATTTACACCTGCCGGAGGGAAAATATGGCTGAATGCACATAAAGATCCTACCAAACCAATGTTCACAATACAAGTAAGCGACACAGGAACAGGAATCCCGGAAGTTGACCTTAGCCAAATATTTGAGCGTTTTTATCAGGTAAAGAAACAAAAAGTCCCTAATACCGGAAGTGGTATTGGATTACACTTAGTGAAAGAGTATGTGCAATTACACAATGGCACAATTGAAGTTGAAAGCCGTATAAACGAAGGTAGTTCATTCTCTGTAGTTATGCCCACCGATTTACAACCCGAAAGGGATATTCAATTGGAAGTTGAAATGAAAAGTAAAAATAAGCATTTAAAGCTTCTTGTGGTTGAAGATAATTTTGAATTCAGAGCCTTTTTGCAAAATGAACTTTCTGAAGAATACAGTGTCGTTGTAGCAAATAATGGAAAAGAAGGACAAGAAAAAGCGATAAGTTATCAACCTGATTTGGTTATAACAGATGTCATGATGCCTGAAATGTCAGGAACAGAACTTTGTAGTCAATTGAAAAAGGACATACGAACATCGCATATTCCGGTAATACTACTTACTGCTAAGACCTCTGATAAAGCACAAATTGAAGGTTTTGAAGCGGGTGCTGATGCTTATATCTCAAAGCCTTTTAATATGAATATCCTGTTGCTACGTATTCAACATTTAATAGAACAGCAAGATCAACGCAAAAAACTGTATAAAAATGCTGTTATCATAAACCCCAGAGTTATAACAGCTACCAATGTAGATAACGAACTTATTAAAAATGCCCTGCAGCAAATCGAGAAGAACATGGACAACGCTTCGTATTCAGTTGAACAACTTAGCAAAGATTTGTTTATGGATAGAACAGGGTTATACCGAAAGTTATCAGTCATTGTAGGCCAGACTCCAAGTGAGTTTATACGGTCTGTTCGCTTAAAAAAGGCAGCTCAATTGCTTGAAAACGGATTATCCGTTTCTGAAGTTGCCGGACAGGTAGGCTTTGGAACCACCAGCTATTTTACTAAATGCTTTCAAGATGAATTTGGAATAAAACCATCTCAATACAAAAATACTGATCATTAG
- a CDS encoding alpha/beta hydrolase-fold protein, which produces MKKLIFLFLVAFLFVHNVNSKPSNGLPDGFDTPRVGIRQGKIDTVVYMSKTVGANRKALVYTPPGYSKGKKYPVLYLLHGIGGDEKEWLIQGKPQVILDNLYADKKVEPMIIVLPNGRAMKDDRAVGNIYDETRVQAFASFEKDLINDLIPFIEKKYPVLADREHRAVAGLSMGGGQSLNFGLGNLDKFAWVGGFSSAPNTKTPQELVPNPAETKKKLNLLWISCGDKDGLITYSKRTHDFLVSNQVPHIYHVIPGGYHDFKVWKQNLYMFSQLIFKPVTSSVFKEYNTVEASAVETAAVTGVPASTNISGAQYPQILPDNSVLFRIKAPDAKKVQIDLGKKYDMLKEEDGSWAVTTDPIIEGFHYYSVLIDGVAVCDPASLTYYGMGRMASGIEIPEKGVDYTLAKDVPHGQIRQIHYYSDITKSWRRAFVYTPAGYDKNVTQSYPVLYLQHGGGEDETGWPNQGKVDVILDKLIVEGKAKPMLVVMDKGYAVDPDAPKNNQQSGLRGMFQNNTLADVFIKEIIPTIDKEFRTIADRDHRAMAGLSMGGFQTFQITLSNLDKFAYIGGFSGAGQMQQEGDFSKLYNGVWSDVNAFNQKVKLIYLSIGTAEPERMYQTVNNFHKELEKAGIKHVYYESPGTSHEWLTWRRSLKQYASLLFK; this is translated from the coding sequence ATGAAAAAACTTATTTTTTTATTTTTAGTTGCTTTTTTATTTGTACATAATGTTAATAGTAAACCTTCTAATGGTTTACCAGATGGCTTTGACACTCCACGTGTTGGTATCCGTCAAGGTAAAATAGACACAGTTGTCTATATGTCAAAAACTGTTGGAGCCAACCGAAAAGCACTTGTTTATACCCCTCCAGGATATTCAAAAGGTAAAAAATATCCTGTACTTTATTTGCTACACGGTATTGGAGGTGACGAAAAGGAATGGCTTATTCAGGGAAAACCGCAGGTAATTCTTGATAACCTGTATGCTGATAAGAAAGTAGAACCAATGATAATAGTGCTCCCAAACGGACGGGCAATGAAAGATGACCGTGCTGTGGGCAATATTTATGATGAAACTAGAGTTCAGGCATTTGCTTCATTCGAAAAAGATTTAATAAACGACCTTATTCCATTTATCGAAAAGAAATATCCGGTTTTGGCAGATCGTGAACACCGTGCTGTTGCTGGCCTTTCAATGGGAGGTGGGCAATCTTTAAATTTCGGATTGGGCAATCTTGATAAATTTGCCTGGGTAGGCGGTTTTTCATCAGCTCCAAATACTAAAACACCTCAGGAACTTGTTCCCAATCCTGCTGAGACTAAGAAAAAACTGAATTTACTTTGGATTTCATGTGGTGATAAAGATGGACTTATAACCTACAGTAAACGTACACACGATTTCCTCGTATCCAATCAGGTTCCTCATATTTACCATGTTATCCCAGGAGGATATCATGACTTTAAAGTCTGGAAACAGAATCTTTACATGTTCTCTCAACTTATTTTTAAGCCTGTTACCTCTTCTGTTTTTAAGGAATATAATACTGTAGAAGCTTCTGCAGTTGAAACTGCTGCCGTGACTGGAGTTCCTGCATCGACAAATATATCCGGTGCTCAATATCCACAAATTTTGCCAGATAATAGCGTTCTTTTCCGTATAAAAGCGCCTGATGCTAAAAAAGTGCAGATTGATTTAGGAAAGAAGTACGATATGCTTAAAGAAGAAGATGGATCGTGGGCAGTAACTACAGATCCTATTATTGAAGGTTTTCATTACTATTCTGTTCTGATTGACGGAGTAGCTGTATGCGACCCCGCAAGTCTTACTTATTACGGAATGGGACGTATGGCAAGTGGCATCGAGATTCCCGAAAAAGGAGTCGACTATACCTTAGCAAAGGATGTTCCTCATGGACAGATAAGACAAATACATTATTATTCAGACATTACTAAGTCGTGGAGAAGGGCTTTTGTTTATACTCCGGCAGGGTATGATAAAAATGTAACTCAATCATATCCGGTTCTATACTTGCAACATGGTGGCGGTGAAGATGAAACAGGATGGCCAAATCAGGGTAAGGTAGATGTGATTCTGGACAAATTAATTGTCGAAGGAAAAGCAAAGCCTATGTTGGTAGTGATGGATAAGGGATATGCAGTTGATCCTGATGCACCTAAAAACAATCAGCAGTCAGGTCTTCGGGGAATGTTTCAAAATAATACCTTGGCAGATGTATTTATTAAAGAGATAATCCCTACCATTGATAAAGAATTCCGCACTATTGCCGACCGTGATCATAGAGCTATGGCAGGGCTTTCAATGGGTGGATTCCAAACCTTTCAGATCACATTATCCAATCTCGACAAATTTGCCTACATCGGAGGATTTAGTGGTGCAGGACAGATGCAGCAAGAGGGTGATTTTTCTAAGTTATACAATGGTGTATGGTCGGATGTAAATGCTTTCAACCAAAAGGTGAAATTGATCTATCTGAGCATTGGAACAGCTGAACCTGAAAGAATGTACCAAACAGTTAACAATTTCCATAAAGAGCTTGAAAAAGCAGGTATCAAACATGTTTATTACGAATCTCCGGGTACATCGCACGAATGGCTTACATGGAGACGGTCGTTGAAACAATATGCCAGTTTATTATTTAAATAA